GGAATTTAGAACAGGAGAGACGCGTGTAATCAGTAATGCAGGGTTATCAGTAAGGACTGGGAATGAAACTCCTGGAATTCCAGATGAAAATTCCCTTGTACAAACCCCTTTTGGAGGTGGAGGTCTGGCCGAAGGAGTATTTGCTAATTGGTTAATGGCAAAGATTACAAATAATGACGCAAAAATAATGGCATCCCCTACTCTAATTTTAGGAGAAAATAATGATCCAAATTTATCTGGTGCAGCACAAGTTGATGATGCATTAGGTAAGGCAACCATTGGAAGACCTTTTTCTAACGAGGGCTTCATAAAAGTAGGTGAGACAGTCATAACAAAATTTGAAAGAACTGTTGATGAAGGAGGTGCCGCTACTTGTATTGCTACTGAGGGAACTGCTGGTATTACTTTTGGCGCAAAAGTTGATAAAATTGATGATAATGGTTACGTTACTTTTTCTTTAAGTCCAGCAATTTCATCAGTAACTGGCACAGTGGAAATAATCGGTTGTGGGATACAAAGCACACTTAGCGTGAGAAAACTTGATACTGGAGCAATAAGAGTAAAAAATAAAGATACACTTGTTTTAACAGGTGTAATTAAAGATGAGGACAGTACATCAACTTCTAAAGTCCCCATATTGGGAGATTTACCTCTTTTAGGATCATTGTTTAGGGATAGTAGAGATATTAAAAAGAAAAGTGAATTAATAATTTTAGTCACTCCTAAAATACTAAATGATGATTTGTCAGTGAATTATGAACTTTAAATGTTTAGCCTCATATGAATAATAAAAGTTTTAAGCAGATTGATATATTAAGAAAAAGAAGAGAAGAAACTCTTTTATTAGATCCTTATTTCATAGATAATAAAAAGTTTATAAAAAAAGGGATTTTTTTTGGTACTTCTTTGATACTTACTACATTATTTATAGGTATAGTTTTTATTATTAGAACAAATATCCTTGAACAAAGAAAATCCAATATAAGAGAATATGTAGACCAATATGACTCTTTAGTTATTAATTTAGATAATGAATCTATTGAGTTAAAGAAGATAGCTGAATTCAATAAAAATCTTAAACAGTCAATATCAAATATAAATTCAAGTTCTGCTTTTTTTAAGGAAATTTCACGCTTAGTTCCAAAAGGAATGCAACTAACTGAAATTAATATAAATGGTGAAAAATTAACTTTAAAAAGCAGGATAAATCATAAAAAACCATTAGAACTGCTTAATGCATTCTTAATTCTTCTAGATGATTCTGAATTCCTAAATTTTGATGCTATTGATCTTAATAAGATTAATACTTTTGAAAATGACTCAGAAGATCAATTATATGAGTTTAATATTCAATCAAAGATTTCTAATAAATTCGCTGATATTAATCAAAAATATCTAGATGAACTTGGCTCTTTGGGATTGTCAAATAGAATTAAAAATCTAGATAAAATTTTTGAGAATAAAATATGACCAGTTCTAATCTTAATCAAAATAGAGTTATTACTCCTGAAAGAGCGTCAGTAATTCTTCCAACAATAATCTCATCATTATTTGCATTAATAATAATTTTTGTTTTTGTTATACCTAAGTATGTAAAGTCAAATAAAGTAAATAGTGAACTAAAAGAATTTTTACGTAAAAAAGAAGAATTGCCTAAATTAAAATTGCAATACAAAATTATTAGTGAAAAACTTAAAAAGTTAAATGACAGGAAAGAAAAAATAATATATCTTGTTACAGGGAAAACTAATCTAGAAACTTTGCTTGAAAGAATTGAATATATAGGTAACAAAAATAATATAGAAATTCTGTCACTTTCTCCAAAAAGCATAACTAGCTATGTACCTTTAAAAAAAGATGCTGAAGAAACAAGCCCCCTAATTATTGATCCACTTTTGGCTGAAGGCGTAAAAAAATATACTTTTAAATTGGATTTTGAATCAAACTTTAATGACACATTATCTTTTTTGAGAGAATTGGAATTTCAAGAAAGTGTAATTTTATTTAGAGATTTAAAATTGAAATTAAAGGATAATGAAGAGAATATTAGTTCAGAATATTCGAGAAAATATCTTCTCGAAGTATCTATGGAGATAATTGTTTATGGAAAGAATATAAATAATAAAAAACAAATTTAAATTATGGTTTTTTTATATGCTGCTTTAGGTGTTCTCATGATTTCAGGAATTGCTGCGATGATGGAAGTGGCAAGTAATGTTTCAAAATTTACAATAATTAGTGCCGTTAAATCTGATAAATATATATCTGCAAACTTATCCAAATATGATAGAAGATTTTTAAAAATAATTAATGATCCTTCAGCCCCTGAATCAAATATTTGTAATTATATCGTTGATCAGACTAACGCTGAAAGATCATCACTTTTAAACGCAGGGTTAAGCCAAGAAGAAATAAATAGGATTGCTCCTATCTATTTTACTAGTATAAAAATAGACAATCAAGATATACCTTATAAAACAAATTCAAAGGATAAAAGGATTTTAGGAAGCTGTATCTTAACTAACAATGACTTGCAACACAGGGTTCTTATAAATAAAAATTCTTCTTTAAATAAAATTTACGAGTATTCATTATTTTCTTGTTACTTTGATGAAAAAACATATTGTGATTTTGAGGAGAATGAATAAATGATTTCTGCTGCACTTGGGATGGTAATAATGTCAGCAGCAACTGTAGCAATGCTTGTAGCGTTAGAAATTACGACAAATGAATTGAAAAAAGCTGGTAAATACTACCCCACCGTAGATGAAAGAGTGATTTTAGAAAATGCAGGTTTTACTAATCAAGAAATTAGGGATATTGAGGCTGAAATAGACCAAATTGATTTTGGAAATATACAAAACTAAAAATGTTAAATAAGAAAAATATTAAAAATAGAATAAAAAATAGAGGCATGACAAGTCCTGAATTAATTCTAGCAATCATGATGCTTTCTACTTTTACAGCCGTTTTTGTATTAGTCACAGAATTCATATCTGGTTTTTTTCAACCTTTAAATGATGAAGCTAGAGAAGAATTTATAAAAGCTGAAAAAGATTTAACAGATGTCTTACAAGATCATATTACTATTAATGAAACAATAGATAAAGTCATAGATTTGTTTTCTCAGCCTGGTATTGATA
This sequence is a window from Prochlorococcus marinus XMU1419. Protein-coding genes within it:
- a CDS encoding PilN domain-containing protein; its protein translation is MNNKSFKQIDILRKRREETLLLDPYFIDNKKFIKKGIFFGTSLILTTLFIGIVFIIRTNILEQRKSNIREYVDQYDSLVINLDNESIELKKIAEFNKNLKQSISNINSSSAFFKEISRLVPKGMQLTEININGEKLTLKSRINHKKPLELLNAFLILLDDSEFLNFDAIDLNKINTFENDSEDQLYEFNIQSKISNKFADINQKYLDELGSLGLSNRIKNLDKIFENKI